The Streptomyces sp. NBC_00224 genome has a window encoding:
- a CDS encoding glucose-1-phosphate thymidylyltransferase, whose protein sequence is MKALVLSGGAGTRLRPITHTSAKQLVPVANKPVLFYGLESIAAAGITDVGIIVGDTAEEIRAAVGDGSRFGLTVTYIPQHTPLGLAHAVLIAREFLGEDDFVMYLGDNFVVGGITDLVDEFRAARPDAQILLTKVPDPRSFGVAELDTDGRVARLEEKPSHPKSDLALVGVYLFTPAVHEAVRAITPSARGELEITHALQWLIDRRLKVSSTVISGYWKDTGNVEDMLEVNRSVLELLTPAHEGSVDDATEIIGRVRIGRGATVRGSRIVGPAIIGPRTVVENSYIGPSTSIAENCRVTDSEIEYSIVLSGSSLHGVGRIEASLIGRDVEITPAPPTPAAHRLVLGDHSKVQISA, encoded by the coding sequence GTGAAAGCACTCGTCCTCTCCGGCGGCGCCGGCACCCGGCTGCGGCCGATCACCCACACCTCGGCGAAACAGCTGGTGCCGGTGGCCAACAAACCGGTGCTGTTCTACGGGCTGGAGTCGATCGCGGCCGCCGGGATCACGGACGTCGGCATCATCGTCGGGGACACGGCAGAAGAGATCCGGGCGGCCGTCGGCGACGGCTCGCGGTTCGGCCTCACCGTCACCTACATCCCGCAGCACACGCCGCTGGGCCTGGCCCACGCGGTGCTGATCGCCCGCGAGTTCCTCGGCGAGGACGACTTCGTGATGTATCTGGGCGACAACTTCGTCGTCGGCGGGATCACCGATCTGGTCGACGAGTTCCGGGCCGCCCGCCCGGACGCCCAGATCCTGCTGACCAAGGTGCCCGACCCGCGCTCCTTCGGCGTCGCGGAGCTGGACACGGACGGGCGGGTCGCGCGCCTGGAGGAGAAGCCGTCGCACCCCAAGAGCGATCTGGCCCTGGTCGGCGTCTACCTCTTCACCCCGGCCGTGCACGAGGCCGTCCGCGCCATCACCCCCTCGGCGCGCGGCGAGCTGGAGATCACGCACGCCCTCCAGTGGCTGATCGACCGGCGGCTGAAGGTCAGTTCGACGGTGATCTCCGGCTACTGGAAGGACACCGGCAACGTCGAGGACATGCTGGAGGTCAACCGCTCGGTCCTGGAGCTGCTCACCCCGGCCCACGAGGGCTCGGTCGACGACGCCACGGAGATCATCGGGCGGGTGCGGATCGGCCGGGGCGCCACCGTGCGCGGCTCGCGGATCGTGGGCCCGGCGATCATCGGACCGCGCACGGTCGTGGAGAACTCCTACATCGGCCCGTCCACCTCGATCGCGGAGAACTGCCGGGTGACCGACAGCGAGATCGAGTACTCGATCGTGCTGAGCGGCTCGTCGCTGCACGGCGTCGGCCGGATCGAGGCGTCACTGATCGGCCGTGACGTCGAGATCACCCCCGCCCCGCCCACCCCGGCCGCCCACCGGCTCGTCCTCGGTGACCACAGCAAGGTGCAGATCTCCGCATGA
- a CDS encoding CDP-glycerol glycerophosphotransferase family protein, translating into MPRFTVVVPVHEARGLLRECMESVLRQRLADIEVIGVDDGSVDGSGRLLDELAAADPRVRAVHLAAPVSAGERRDAGAGQARGEYLLFLEPGLVQLPGALDAIDGRLKAAGDPDVLLFGHLRTPFLGTAEPTRSLDVLRAAGDAVTTAAGRPGLLGVAPVSWNRAVRREFWRDGGLRFGSGERAEAMWALGSLIAAGSVAALATPCVDHRQQRPLPGAHQDRREVVAAYDALLADVAARPGAEDLRGPLYALAVRELLKTYAGARGQRRAYVRAVAAFSRTHRPVGHRAGGGRSGVRGRLLTEGRSLTLAALDRALAARRRLRSRVRALRKSGLRTLFRHYYRLQRLLPLDPRLAVYASYWNRGVSCNPAAVHRKAAELAPHIKGVWVVARAEAADGHAFVLPDTLAYWRLMARARYFVNNVNFPDHLVKRPGQLHLQTHHGTPLKRMGLDQLAYPAAAKGFSFRRFLGRVDRWDWSLSANPHSTETWSRAYPGAVRHLESGYPRNDVYATATAESVAAVRRSLGIAPDRRAILYAPTHREYERGFSGAVDLVRVADTLGPGTLLLVRAHYFYASAGLPEHPGLLDVSAHPRVEELCLAADALVTDYSSVMFDYANLDRPIVVHAPDWEVYRTVRGVCFDLLSGRPGDTPGAVTTSTDELISCLRDGGWDSRANAVLRAAFRERFCAYDDGRAAERVVRTVFLGEPADVLGPVEPVRRAVPPLPGRTGARRVTAAGRPSP; encoded by the coding sequence TTGCCCCGTTTCACCGTCGTCGTCCCCGTCCACGAGGCCCGCGGGCTCCTCCGCGAGTGCATGGAATCCGTACTGCGGCAGCGACTCGCCGACATCGAGGTCATTGGCGTCGACGACGGGTCGGTGGACGGGTCCGGGCGGCTGCTCGACGAGCTCGCCGCCGCCGACCCGCGCGTACGGGCGGTCCACCTGGCCGCGCCCGTGAGCGCGGGCGAGCGGCGCGACGCCGGGGCCGGGCAGGCCCGCGGGGAGTATCTGCTCTTCCTGGAGCCGGGGCTGGTCCAGCTGCCGGGGGCGCTCGACGCGATCGACGGGCGCCTGAAGGCGGCCGGGGACCCGGACGTGCTGCTCTTCGGGCATCTGCGCACCCCGTTCCTCGGTACGGCCGAGCCGACCCGCTCCCTCGACGTGCTGCGCGCGGCCGGGGACGCGGTGACCACCGCCGCCGGGCGGCCGGGTCTGCTCGGGGTGGCCCCGGTGAGCTGGAACCGGGCGGTGCGGCGGGAGTTCTGGCGCGACGGGGGCCTGCGGTTCGGCTCCGGCGAGCGGGCCGAGGCGATGTGGGCGCTCGGCTCGCTCATCGCGGCCGGATCGGTGGCGGCCCTCGCCACTCCGTGCGTGGACCACCGCCAGCAGCGCCCGCTCCCAGGGGCGCACCAGGACCGCCGCGAGGTCGTCGCCGCGTACGACGCGCTGCTCGCGGACGTCGCCGCCCGGCCCGGGGCGGAGGACCTGCGCGGGCCGCTGTACGCGCTGGCCGTACGGGAGTTGCTGAAGACCTACGCGGGCGCGCGCGGGCAGCGGCGGGCGTACGTCCGGGCGGTGGCCGCGTTCAGCCGGACCCACCGCCCCGTCGGCCACCGGGCGGGCGGCGGGCGGTCCGGGGTGCGCGGTCGGCTGCTCACCGAGGGCCGGTCCCTGACGCTGGCCGCGCTCGACCGGGCCCTGGCGGCCCGCCGCAGACTGCGCTCGCGCGTCCGCGCCCTGCGCAAGTCCGGTCTCCGCACGCTGTTCCGGCACTACTACCGCCTCCAGCGGCTCCTCCCGCTCGACCCCCGGCTCGCGGTGTACGCCTCGTACTGGAACCGGGGTGTGAGCTGCAACCCGGCGGCCGTCCACCGCAAGGCCGCCGAACTCGCCCCGCACATCAAGGGCGTGTGGGTGGTGGCCAGGGCGGAGGCGGCGGACGGGCACGCCTTCGTGCTGCCGGACACCCTGGCGTACTGGCGGCTGATGGCCCGCGCCCGCTACTTCGTCAACAACGTCAACTTCCCCGACCACCTGGTCAAGCGCCCGGGCCAGCTCCACCTCCAGACCCACCACGGCACCCCGCTCAAGCGCATGGGCCTGGACCAGCTCGCGTATCCGGCCGCCGCCAAGGGCTTCAGCTTCCGCCGGTTCCTGGGCCGCGTCGACCGCTGGGACTGGTCGCTTTCCGCCAACCCGCACTCCACCGAGACCTGGTCGCGCGCCTACCCGGGCGCGGTGCGGCACCTGGAGTCGGGCTATCCGCGCAACGACGTGTACGCGACGGCGACCGCCGAGTCCGTCGCCGCCGTCCGCCGCTCGCTCGGCATCGCGCCGGACCGCCGCGCGATCCTGTACGCGCCGACCCACCGCGAGTACGAGCGCGGCTTCTCCGGCGCCGTGGACCTGGTCCGCGTCGCGGACACGCTGGGGCCCGGCACCCTGCTGCTGGTGCGCGCCCACTACTTCTACGCGTCGGCCGGGCTGCCGGAGCACCCCGGGCTGCTCGACGTCTCGGCACACCCCCGGGTCGAGGAGCTGTGCCTGGCGGCGGACGCGCTGGTCACCGACTACTCCTCGGTGATGTTCGACTACGCCAACCTGGACCGCCCGATCGTCGTCCACGCCCCCGACTGGGAGGTGTACCGAACGGTCCGCGGCGTCTGCTTCGACCTCCTCTCGGGACGCCCGGGAGACACCCCGGGCGCGGTCACCACCAGCACGGACGAGCTCATCTCCTGTTTGCGGGACGGCGGTTGGGACAGCCGCGCCAACGCCGTGCTGCGGGCCGCCTTCCGGGAGCGGTTCTGTGCGTACGACGACGGGCGCGCCGCCGAGCGCGTGGTGCGCACGGTGTTCCTGGGCGAACCCGCCGACGTGCTGGGGCCGGTGGAGCCCGTCCGGCGCGCGGTCCCGCCACTGCCGGGCCGGACCGGCGCCCGCCGGGTCACCGCTGCTGGCCGGCCATCACCGTGA
- a CDS encoding CDP-glycerol glycerophosphotransferase family protein, translating into MPRFSVIVPVYKVQAYLHDCLGSVLSQSYDDLELIAVDDCSPDACGAIIDEHAARDRRVTAVHLDTNTGLGPARNAGLAHATGDYVVFLDGDDTLTPGALQAVADRLKETGDPDVLLYDYARTFWSGEQVRNKSAAQLAEAGPATFRLADRPGLLKLLSVVWNKAYRREFIEEQGFSFTPGFYEDAPWTYPALMAADSLTTLDRVCVHYRQRRQGSILSTTSHHHFDLFDQYDRVFAFIDARPELAPLRPLIFRKMADHFLTVFTTRVRLPRGSRTEFFRRARAQYRRHHSPGGGPRTLRVRVRHGLVRLGAHRTYLGLGALSALRARAGRPLRALGRALRSGVLHLHYRVQLRLPVRDEAVFSAYGNRGYACNPAAIEAKVRELVPRVRTAWVAAPAHLHTAPPATRKVAPDTFAYWTALARAKYLVSNVEFDGRLVKRDGQVLLQTHHGTPLKTMGLDLMDRPAAVRDTDFAHLVARSDRWDYSLSANLHSTLTWERTYPSGYTTLEYGYPRNDVFHGASAADVARLRDGLGIPADATAVLYAPTHRDYRRGQHRPLDLERVARTLGPEVVLLTRAHFTYGAPLADQDVHPRIIDVSGHPSVEQLCLAADALVTDYSSLMFDYANLDRPIVIHADDWEAYEAARGTYFDLRAFPPGAVARTEDELIDIFTTGHWRGSRSAQLRAAFRARFCPYDDGHAAERVVRRVFLGQSAGLPPFVPVEDRRPAPSAALPTTTVQRELAGLV; encoded by the coding sequence ATGCCCCGGTTCAGCGTGATCGTCCCCGTGTACAAGGTCCAGGCCTATCTCCACGACTGCCTGGGCTCGGTGCTCAGTCAGTCGTACGACGATCTGGAACTGATCGCGGTGGACGACTGCTCACCAGACGCGTGCGGCGCGATCATCGACGAACACGCCGCCCGCGACCGCCGTGTCACCGCCGTGCACCTGGACACCAACACCGGCCTCGGCCCGGCCCGCAACGCCGGACTCGCCCATGCCACCGGCGACTACGTCGTCTTCCTCGACGGTGACGACACCCTCACCCCGGGCGCCCTCCAGGCCGTCGCGGACCGGCTCAAGGAGACCGGCGACCCGGACGTCCTGCTGTACGACTACGCGCGCACGTTCTGGTCGGGCGAGCAGGTCCGCAACAAGTCGGCCGCCCAGCTCGCCGAGGCCGGGCCCGCCACCTTCCGGCTCGCGGACCGGCCGGGGCTGCTCAAGCTGCTCAGCGTGGTGTGGAACAAGGCGTACCGCCGCGAGTTCATCGAGGAGCAGGGCTTCAGCTTCACGCCCGGCTTCTACGAGGACGCGCCCTGGACGTATCCGGCGCTGATGGCCGCCGATTCGCTCACCACGCTCGACCGGGTCTGCGTCCACTACCGCCAGCGCCGCCAGGGCAGCATCCTCTCCACCACCAGCCACCACCACTTCGACCTCTTCGACCAGTACGACCGGGTGTTCGCGTTCATCGACGCGCGCCCCGAGCTGGCCCCACTGCGGCCGCTGATCTTCCGGAAGATGGCCGACCACTTCCTCACCGTGTTCACCACCCGGGTGCGGCTGCCGCGCGGCAGCCGCACCGAGTTCTTCCGCCGCGCCCGCGCCCAGTACCGCCGCCACCACTCCCCCGGCGGCGGCCCGCGCACCCTCCGCGTCCGGGTGCGGCACGGCCTGGTCCGGCTCGGCGCCCACCGCACCTATCTGGGCCTGGGGGCGCTCAGCGCGCTGCGCGCCCGCGCGGGCCGGCCGCTGCGCGCGCTCGGCCGCGCGCTGCGCTCCGGAGTGCTCCACTTGCACTACCGGGTCCAGCTGCGTCTGCCGGTGCGGGACGAGGCGGTCTTCAGCGCGTACGGGAACCGGGGGTACGCCTGCAACCCGGCCGCGATCGAGGCGAAGGTGCGGGAGCTGGTGCCCCGGGTGCGGACCGCCTGGGTCGCCGCGCCCGCGCATCTGCACACCGCGCCGCCCGCCACCCGCAAGGTGGCGCCGGACACCTTCGCGTACTGGACGGCGCTCGCCCGCGCCAAGTACCTGGTCAGCAATGTGGAGTTCGACGGCCGACTGGTCAAGCGGGACGGCCAGGTGCTGCTCCAGACCCATCACGGCACCCCGCTCAAGACCATGGGCCTGGACCTGATGGACCGCCCGGCCGCCGTCCGCGACACCGACTTCGCCCATCTGGTCGCCCGCAGCGACCGGTGGGACTACAGCCTCTCCGCCAACCTGCACTCCACCCTCACCTGGGAGCGCACCTACCCCTCGGGCTACACCACGCTCGAATACGGCTATCCCCGCAACGACGTCTTCCACGGGGCGAGCGCCGCCGACGTGGCCCGGCTCCGCGACGGCCTGGGCATCCCCGCCGACGCCACCGCCGTCCTGTACGCGCCGACCCACCGCGACTACCGGCGCGGCCAGCACCGCCCGCTCGACCTGGAGCGCGTGGCCCGCACGCTCGGCCCGGAAGTCGTGCTGCTCACCCGCGCCCACTTCACGTACGGGGCGCCGCTGGCGGACCAGGACGTGCACCCCCGGATCATCGACGTCAGCGGGCACCCGTCGGTCGAGCAGCTGTGCCTGGCCGCCGACGCGCTGGTCACCGACTATTCGTCGCTGATGTTCGACTACGCCAACCTGGACCGCCCGATCGTCATCCACGCGGACGACTGGGAGGCCTACGAGGCGGCCCGCGGCACCTACTTCGACCTGCGGGCCTTCCCGCCGGGCGCGGTCGCCCGCACCGAGGACGAGCTGATCGACATCTTCACCACCGGCCACTGGCGCGGCTCCCGCTCGGCCCAGCTGAGGGCCGCGTTCCGGGCCCGGTTCTGTCCGTACGACGACGGGCACGCGGCGGAGCGGGTGGTGCGGCGGGTGTTCCTGGGCCAGAGTGCCGGTCTGCCCCCGTTCGTACCGGTCGAGGACCGCCGCCCGGCACCGTCGGCGGCCCTGCCGACGACCACGGTCCAGCGGGAACTGGCGGGCCTGGTCTAG
- a CDS encoding methyltransferase domain-containing protein translates to MQPPPARTPEAVDRSGQKPRIGILVVAYNAETTLERTLDRIPADFRSRIDEILILDDASHDGTFTAGCRWSQAEGMPRTVVMRHTKNLGYGGNQKAGYALAAERGLDIVVLLHGDGQYAPELLPDMVAPIENGEADAVFGSRMMDRGGALRGGMPLYKWLGNRVLTRLENSLLGSRLTEFHCGYRAYSVAALRRLPVDRNTDAFDFDTQIIVQLVDAGMRIREIPIPTYYGDEICYVNGLKYAKDVVKDVLEYRLAAKGFGTCPWIPKPDGYAFKEGDGSSHSVILDRMRALPPGRVLDLGCSGGLFAERLEALGHEVTGVDCVEVAGVRERCTRFFLADLEEGLPEEIGRGYDYVVAGDVIEHLSRPERVLAEIARVLRPGGHVLLSVPNFSHWYARLRVVLGVFGYDRRGILDETHLRFFTRASLRRTVQGAGYDILATTSTGAPFWALLGGQGLVGRAVAGTLGGLSRLLVRLRPTLFGYQHIALLTPHAAETIIAGEHVDVQDILNRQYTPADRVGV, encoded by the coding sequence GTGCAGCCGCCGCCCGCCCGCACCCCCGAAGCCGTCGACCGCTCAGGTCAAAAACCCCGCATCGGCATCCTCGTCGTCGCCTACAACGCCGAGACCACGCTGGAGAGGACCCTCGACCGCATCCCGGCCGACTTCCGCTCCCGTATCGACGAGATCCTCATCCTCGACGACGCCAGCCACGACGGCACCTTCACCGCCGGATGCCGCTGGTCCCAGGCCGAGGGCATGCCCCGTACCGTCGTCATGCGGCACACCAAGAACCTCGGCTACGGCGGAAACCAGAAGGCCGGGTACGCGCTGGCGGCCGAGCGCGGGCTCGACATCGTCGTCCTGCTGCACGGCGACGGGCAGTACGCCCCCGAACTCCTCCCCGACATGGTCGCGCCCATCGAGAACGGCGAGGCCGACGCCGTGTTCGGCTCGCGCATGATGGACCGGGGCGGCGCCCTGCGCGGCGGAATGCCGCTCTACAAATGGCTGGGGAACCGCGTCCTCACCCGCCTGGAGAACTCGCTGCTCGGCTCCCGGCTCACCGAATTCCACTGCGGCTACCGCGCCTACAGCGTCGCCGCCCTGCGCCGGCTCCCCGTCGACCGCAATACGGACGCCTTCGACTTCGACACCCAGATCATCGTCCAGCTCGTCGACGCGGGAATGCGAATCCGGGAAATCCCCATTCCCACTTATTACGGCGACGAGATCTGTTACGTCAACGGGCTCAAGTACGCCAAGGACGTGGTGAAGGACGTCCTCGAATACCGGCTCGCGGCCAAGGGGTTCGGCACCTGCCCGTGGATTCCCAAGCCCGACGGATACGCCTTCAAGGAGGGCGACGGCTCCTCCCACTCCGTCATCCTGGACCGCATGCGCGCCCTCCCGCCGGGCCGCGTTCTGGACCTCGGCTGCTCCGGAGGCCTGTTCGCAGAGCGCCTGGAGGCGCTGGGCCACGAGGTGACCGGCGTCGACTGCGTCGAGGTGGCGGGCGTGCGCGAGAGGTGTACGCGGTTCTTCCTCGCGGACCTTGAGGAGGGGCTGCCCGAGGAGATCGGGCGGGGGTACGACTACGTGGTCGCCGGGGACGTCATCGAGCACCTCTCCCGGCCCGAGCGCGTCCTCGCCGAGATCGCCCGGGTCCTGCGCCCGGGCGGCCATGTGCTGCTGTCCGTACCGAACTTCAGCCACTGGTACGCCCGGCTGCGCGTCGTCCTCGGGGTGTTCGGGTACGACCGGCGCGGCATCCTCGACGAGACGCATCTGCGCTTCTTCACCCGCGCCAGCCTGCGCCGCACGGTCCAGGGCGCGGGGTACGACATCCTCGCCACGACCTCGACCGGGGCGCCCTTCTGGGCGCTGCTCGGCGGGCAGGGCCTGGTGGGGCGCGCGGTGGCGGGGACGCTCGGCGGTCTTTCCCGGCTGCTCGTGCGGCTGCGGCCGACCCTCTTCGGCTATCAGCACATCGCCCTGCTCACGCCGCACGCGGCGGAGACGATCATCGCTGGGGAGCACGTCGATGTACAGGACATCCTCAACCGTCAGTACACCCCCGCCGACCGCGTGGGCGTGTGA
- the rfbD gene encoding dTDP-4-dehydrorhamnose reductase, which translates to MSGSWLVTGAGGMLGRDVVARLAGRDAHGLDRSALDLTDAEAVAATVAGARPDVVVNCAAWTAVDDAETREDEALRINCEGASQLARACARAGSVLLHVSTDYVFAGDATAPYPESAPPGPRTAYGRTKLAGERVVRALLPRTGHVVRTAWLYGAGGANFVRTMIRLESAREHLDVVDDQRGQPTWTADLADRLVRLGEAALAGAAPAGYWHGTSAGHGTWYELAQETFRLLGADPARVRPTTSAAYVRPAPRPAYSVLGHERWREAGLEPMREWRAALAEALPALVAAERPEGARGTARSADGGPRPNDRAPSGA; encoded by the coding sequence GTGAGCGGGAGTTGGCTGGTCACCGGGGCGGGCGGGATGCTCGGCCGGGATGTGGTGGCCCGGCTCGCGGGGCGCGACGCACACGGGCTCGACCGCTCGGCGCTCGATCTGACGGACGCGGAGGCGGTGGCGGCGACGGTGGCCGGCGCCCGCCCGGACGTCGTCGTCAACTGCGCCGCCTGGACGGCCGTCGACGACGCCGAGACCCGCGAGGACGAGGCGCTGCGGATCAACTGCGAGGGCGCGTCCCAGCTGGCGCGCGCCTGCGCCCGCGCCGGGTCGGTGCTGCTGCACGTCTCCACCGACTACGTCTTCGCGGGCGACGCCACCGCCCCGTACCCGGAGAGCGCCCCGCCCGGCCCCCGCACCGCGTACGGCCGGACCAAGCTGGCGGGCGAGCGGGTCGTGCGCGCGCTGCTGCCGCGGACCGGCCATGTGGTGCGGACCGCCTGGCTGTACGGGGCGGGCGGCGCCAACTTCGTACGGACCATGATCCGCCTGGAGTCGGCGCGCGAGCACCTGGACGTCGTGGACGACCAGCGCGGCCAGCCCACCTGGACCGCCGACCTGGCCGACCGCCTCGTCCGGCTCGGCGAGGCGGCGCTCGCCGGGGCCGCGCCCGCCGGGTACTGGCACGGCACCAGCGCGGGACACGGCACCTGGTACGAGCTGGCTCAGGAGACGTTCCGGCTGCTGGGCGCGGACCCGGCGCGGGTGCGGCCCACGACGAGCGCGGCCTATGTCCGGCCCGCGCCGCGCCCCGCGTACAGCGTCCTCGGGCACGAGCGCTGGCGCGAGGCGGGCCTGGAGCCGATGAGGGAGTGGCGGGCAGCCCTCGCCGAGGCGCTGCCCGCGCTCGTGGCGGCCGAGCGCCCCGAAGGGGCGCGGGGCACTGCACGATCAGCCGACGGCGGCCCGCGGCCGAACGACCGCGCACCCAGCGGGGCGTAA
- a CDS encoding glycosyltransferase 87 family protein: MSEQTFGMSRYVRHGRLIVGSVAAVGFLAKMVFAARTRGPADVFFFWAFAQHIEKVGPVRIYAHPMPRLPVYNHPPLAGWMLLGLDRIARLGIEFGTLIRTPACLADFAAALLVFEIVRRRRSLRTAVACGIGVTLSPVLIPTSGYHGNTDSVAVTLALAAAWLLADRRAPVAAGVVAALSISVKFVPVVALPVLAVAAWRGGRREFARFSAALGAVLLVVWGPVLATVPGALRANVLEYKGGNFRLWGIVKFAEWLGFSNESIAVLRGPGHFVVVLVCVAAGVWPAWRRPDRAPLAVAISLSVLLLLSTASGVQYLAWPVAALFAIGLWEGLAYSALAGVLASWVYTIQKPTRWTYDQQVLGAVAWTALLVGIASGYAAVFRARERGPAAPAPDTATTVPVPAPSAPLEVR; this comes from the coding sequence ATGAGCGAGCAGACATTCGGGATGAGCCGGTACGTACGGCATGGCAGGCTCATTGTCGGGTCCGTGGCCGCCGTCGGATTCCTCGCGAAAATGGTGTTCGCCGCCCGCACTCGGGGCCCCGCCGACGTCTTTTTCTTCTGGGCCTTCGCCCAGCACATCGAGAAGGTCGGACCGGTACGGATCTATGCGCATCCGATGCCGAGGCTTCCCGTCTACAACCATCCCCCGCTGGCGGGCTGGATGCTGCTCGGACTCGACCGCATCGCCCGCCTCGGCATCGAGTTCGGCACGCTGATCCGCACCCCCGCCTGCCTCGCGGACTTCGCGGCCGCGCTGCTCGTGTTCGAGATCGTACGGCGGCGCCGCTCGCTGCGGACGGCCGTCGCCTGCGGAATCGGGGTGACGCTCTCGCCCGTTCTGATTCCGACGTCCGGCTACCACGGCAACACCGACTCGGTCGCCGTCACCCTGGCGCTCGCCGCCGCCTGGCTGCTCGCGGACCGGCGGGCGCCGGTGGCCGCCGGAGTGGTCGCCGCGCTGTCCATCAGCGTCAAGTTCGTGCCGGTGGTGGCGCTGCCCGTGCTCGCGGTGGCGGCCTGGCGGGGCGGGCGGCGGGAGTTCGCGCGCTTCTCGGCGGCCCTGGGCGCGGTGCTGCTCGTGGTGTGGGGGCCGGTGCTGGCGACCGTGCCGGGTGCGCTGCGGGCCAACGTCCTCGAATACAAGGGCGGCAACTTCCGGCTGTGGGGCATCGTCAAGTTCGCCGAGTGGCTGGGCTTCTCCAACGAGTCGATCGCCGTGCTGCGCGGGCCCGGCCACTTCGTGGTGGTCCTGGTCTGCGTGGCGGCGGGCGTCTGGCCCGCCTGGCGCCGCCCGGACCGCGCGCCGCTGGCCGTCGCGATCAGCCTGAGCGTGCTGCTGCTGCTCAGCACCGCCTCCGGGGTCCAGTACCTGGCCTGGCCGGTCGCGGCGCTCTTCGCGATCGGCCTGTGGGAGGGCCTCGCGTACAGCGCGCTCGCCGGAGTCCTCGCCTCCTGGGTCTACACGATCCAGAAGCCCACCCGCTGGACCTACGACCAGCAGGTCCTGGGCGCGGTTGCCTGGACGGCGCTGCTGGTGGGGATCGCTTCGGGGTACGCGGCGGTGTTCCGGGCGCGCGAGCGGGGCCCGGCTGCCCCCGCCCCGGACACGGCCACCACGGTTCCGGTTCCGGCTCCAAGCGCGCCGCTGGAAGTGCGGTGA
- the rfbB gene encoding dTDP-glucose 4,6-dehydratase yields the protein MTHRILVTGGAGFIGSHYVRTLLGPTGPGDVAVTVLDKLTYAGCPASLDEVRAHPGFAFVQGDICDTRLVDKLMGENDQVVHLAAESHVDRSILGAAEFVTTNVLGTQTLLDSALRHRLGPFVHISTDEVYGSIDSGSWPEEHPLRPSSPYAASKASADLVALSYHHTHGLDVRVTRCSNNYGHHQFPEKLIPLFITRLLDGGTVPLYGDGLNVRDWLHIDDHVRAIELVRTGGRPGEIYNIGGGTELTNKELTGLLLTACGADWDKVVYVEDRKGHDRRYSVDCAKIRAELGHTPRKDFAEGLAETVDWYREHRDWWEPLRRKAAL from the coding sequence ATGACCCACCGCATCCTCGTCACCGGCGGCGCCGGGTTCATCGGCTCGCACTACGTCCGTACGCTCCTCGGGCCCACGGGCCCCGGCGACGTCGCGGTGACCGTCCTCGACAAGCTCACCTACGCGGGCTGCCCGGCCAGCCTCGACGAGGTGCGCGCCCACCCCGGATTCGCCTTCGTCCAGGGCGACATCTGCGACACCCGGCTCGTCGACAAGCTGATGGGCGAGAACGACCAGGTGGTGCACTTGGCCGCCGAGTCGCACGTCGACCGCTCGATCCTGGGCGCCGCCGAGTTCGTCACGACCAATGTGCTCGGCACCCAGACCCTGCTCGACTCGGCGCTGCGCCACCGGCTCGGCCCGTTCGTCCACATCTCCACGGACGAGGTGTACGGGTCGATCGACTCGGGCTCCTGGCCGGAGGAGCACCCGCTGCGGCCCAGCTCCCCGTACGCGGCCTCCAAGGCCTCCGCCGACCTGGTGGCGCTCTCCTACCACCACACCCACGGCCTGGACGTGCGGGTGACGCGCTGCTCCAACAACTACGGGCACCACCAGTTCCCCGAGAAGCTGATCCCGCTGTTCATCACCCGGCTCCTGGACGGCGGCACGGTGCCGCTGTACGGGGACGGGCTCAACGTCCGCGACTGGCTGCACATCGACGACCACGTGCGGGCGATCGAGCTGGTCCGCACCGGCGGGCGTCCCGGCGAGATCTACAACATCGGCGGCGGCACCGAGCTCACCAACAAGGAGCTGACCGGGCTGCTGCTCACGGCGTGCGGCGCGGACTGGGACAAGGTGGTGTACGTCGAGGACCGCAAGGGCCACGACCGGCGCTACTCGGTCGACTGCGCCAAGATCCGCGCCGAACTCGGCCACACGCCCCGCAAGGACTTCGCCGAGGGCCTCGCGGAGACCGTCGACTGGTACCGCGAACACCGGGACTGGTGGGAGCCGCTGCGCCGCAAGGCCGCCCTGTGA